In Patescibacteria group bacterium, a single genomic region encodes these proteins:
- a CDS encoding CTP synthase, which produces MDTPNAQKHPKRKNPKYVFVIGGVMSGVGKGIATSSIGTLLQAKGFSVNLMKVDPYLNVDAGTMNPTEHGEVFVLDSGLETDQDMGNYERFLNRSMTHDDYLTSGMVYKHVIEKERNLGYRGRCVEAIPDIRDEIVHRFRRAAEKSGAEVLVVEIGGTVGDYQNIMFIEAARVLKIRHPEDVAFVMVSYLPIPSKLGEMKSRPTQNAIRQLQSYGVQTDIIIGRSEVAIDKKRKEKIAISCNVPAENVISAPDIESIYDVPINFERDKLSKVLLKVLHARPKVKEDGLSKWRAFVHSIKAAKDGDGAGKTGGNSGANVVNIAIVGKYFNTGDFVLTDSYVSILEAIKYSAYKLGLKPVIHTVNALDFEKKKPNFKVLQKFDGILVPGGFGETGIEGKLAVIRYAREQGIPYFGICYGMQLMVIEYARNVLGWKDANTAEINPAASKVVIDIMPDQKKKLAEGQYGASMRLGAYPAHLVKGTIAHEAYGAEVISERHRHRYEVNPAYIADIVSSVAVSRGKGHAPLVFSGTSPDGRLMEIAELPRAAHPFFLGTQFHPEFLARPLAPHPLFTEFLKAAGKRRGR; this is translated from the coding sequence ATGGACACCCCGAACGCTCAGAAACATCCGAAACGCAAGAATCCCAAGTATGTCTTTGTCATCGGCGGTGTAATGTCTGGCGTCGGCAAAGGTATCGCCACCTCATCCATCGGAACCCTTCTCCAAGCGAAGGGTTTTTCCGTAAATTTAATGAAGGTGGATCCGTATCTCAACGTGGATGCGGGTACGATGAATCCGACGGAGCACGGGGAAGTATTCGTGCTCGACAGCGGCCTAGAGACCGACCAGGACATGGGCAACTATGAGCGCTTTTTGAATCGCAGCATGACGCATGACGACTATCTCACCAGTGGTATGGTGTACAAACATGTCATCGAGAAAGAGCGTAATCTTGGCTATCGTGGTCGCTGCGTGGAGGCGATCCCGGATATTCGCGATGAGATTGTGCATCGGTTCCGACGTGCCGCCGAAAAAAGCGGAGCGGAAGTATTGGTGGTGGAGATCGGCGGCACGGTTGGCGACTATCAGAACATCATGTTCATCGAGGCGGCGCGTGTTTTGAAGATTAGGCATCCGGAGGACGTGGCGTTTGTGATGGTGAGTTATTTGCCAATCCCAAGCAAGCTCGGCGAGATGAAGTCACGCCCGACGCAAAATGCTATCCGCCAGCTTCAGTCATACGGCGTGCAAACGGATATCATCATTGGCCGCAGCGAAGTGGCGATTGACAAGAAGCGCAAGGAGAAGATTGCGATCTCCTGCAATGTCCCCGCGGAAAACGTCATCTCCGCTCCCGACATCGAAAGCATCTATGACGTGCCGATCAATTTTGAACGCGACAAGCTCAGCAAGGTGTTGCTGAAGGTTTTACATGCGCGACCAAAGGTGAAGGAGGACGGTTTGAGCAAGTGGCGCGCGTTTGTGCATAGCATCAAGGCGGCCAAAGATGGCGACGGAGCCGGCAAGACGGGCGGAAATTCCGGTGCCAATGTCGTGAACATTGCGATCGTTGGGAAGTATTTCAATACTGGCGACTTCGTGCTCACCGATTCGTACGTCTCGATCTTGGAGGCGATCAAGTATTCGGCATACAAACTCGGTCTCAAGCCGGTGATTCATACAGTGAATGCCCTGGATTTTGAAAAGAAAAAGCCGAATTTTAAAGTGTTGCAGAAGTTTGACGGCATCCTGGTGCCAGGCGGCTTCGGCGAGACCGGTATCGAGGGGAAGCTGGCCGTGATCCGCTACGCGCGTGAGCAGGGGATTCCGTATTTTGGCATTTGCTATGGCATGCAACTCATGGTCATCGAGTACGCCCGTAATGTTTTGGGCTGGAAGGATGCTAATACTGCCGAGATCAATCCAGCAGCCTCGAAAGTCGTCATCGACATCATGCCCGACCAGAAGAAGAAGCTTGCAGAAGGACAGTACGGCGCCTCGATGCGTCTCGGCGCCTACCCGGCGCATTTGGTGAAGGGGACGATTGCACACGAGGCATACGGCGCTGAAGTGATCTCCGAGCGCCACCGACATCGATATGAGGTGAATCCAGCCTATATTGCTGATATTGTTTCGAGTGTCGCGGTGTCGAGAGGCAAGGGCCACGCGCCACTCGTTTTTTCCGGCACTTCGCCCGATGGCCGGCTGATGGAGATCGCCGAGCTGCCTCGCGCTGCGCACCCATTTTTCCTCGGCACCCAATTCCATCCAGAGTTTCTTGCGCGACCGCTTGCACCGCACCCTTTGTTCACCGAGTTTTTGAAGGCAGCGGGGAAGAGGCGGGGGAGGTAA
- a CDS encoding DUF2200 domain-containing protein, with amino-acid sequence MKKHRIYTMIFASVYPFYVAKAERKGRTKAEVDEIIRWLTGYSQKKLEAQMKKQITIETFIAEAPQLNPLRRLVKGVVCGVRLEEITDPLMREVRYLDKMIDELAKGWAMEKILRK; translated from the coding sequence ATGAAAAAACACCGCATCTACACAATGATTTTTGCTAGCGTCTATCCTTTTTATGTTGCCAAGGCAGAGAGGAAGGGTCGCACGAAAGCGGAAGTCGATGAGATCATTCGCTGGCTCACGGGGTATAGCCAGAAAAAGCTCGAAGCGCAGATGAAAAAGCAGATAACCATCGAGACCTTCATCGCCGAAGCGCCGCAACTGAATCCTTTGCGAAGGTTGGTCAAAGGGGTGGTCTGCGGCGTGCGATTGGAAGAAATCACCGATCCGCTTATGCGCGAGGTTCGCTACTTGGACAAAATGATCGACGAATTGGCAAAGGGCTGGGCGATGGAGAAGATTTTGCGGAAATAA
- a CDS encoding META domain-containing protein yields the protein MKHTSITIAAIVVAVACVAAFFVLTYRDEPIMPIGSTDSTMPKPAATPQTTAYQIEGRWVSIGDTLRYFGNELALDLDGDGREDSVFFVTQQTGGSGTFYYVVAAVQTDGGYVGSNGIFVGDRIAPQTINLGIHADPASADAARPIIAVNYADRKPGESFAARPSVGQTLWLRFDPASGELVKAAPAPETTRANSVILTSKKWTWMSTTYNDGTKIVPKKAGVFVVTFGKNGAFSASTDCNSMGGQYDATEHLITFKNIISTLMYCEASQEGDFQKTLGQAASYFFSPSGELVLDLKYDSGSAVFR from the coding sequence ATGAAACACACCAGCATCACCATCGCCGCCATTGTCGTGGCCGTAGCCTGTGTCGCCGCATTTTTTGTGCTGACGTATCGCGATGAACCCATCATGCCGATTGGGTCGACTGATTCGACTATGCCAAAACCCGCTGCAACTCCTCAAACTACCGCGTATCAGATAGAGGGTCGTTGGGTGTCGATCGGTGACACTCTCCGCTACTTCGGCAACGAGCTGGCTCTCGATCTCGATGGCGACGGCCGTGAAGATTCCGTATTCTTTGTCACGCAGCAGACCGGCGGTAGCGGCACTTTCTACTACGTCGTGGCGGCGGTGCAGACGGACGGCGGATATGTCGGATCGAACGGCATCTTTGTGGGCGATCGCATTGCGCCCCAGACGATTAACCTTGGCATCCACGCCGATCCGGCCAGTGCCGACGCCGCGCGGCCGATCATTGCCGTGAACTATGCTGACCGGAAGCCGGGCGAGAGCTTTGCTGCGCGGCCGTCTGTCGGGCAGACGCTCTGGCTGCGCTTTGATCCGGCGTCGGGTGAGTTGGTGAAGGCTGCGCCGGCACCTGAGACTACTCGAGCAAATAGTGTCATTCTCACTTCCAAAAAGTGGACATGGATGAGCACCACCTACAACGACGGCACCAAGATTGTGCCAAAAAAAGCGGGAGTATTTGTCGTCACCTTCGGCAAGAATGGTGCTTTTTCTGCGAGCACCGACTGCAACTCGATGGGCGGCCAATACGATGCCACGGAACACTTGATCACGTTCAAAAATATCATTTCGACCCTGATGTATTGCGAAGCTTCGCAAGAGGGCGATTTTCAAAAGACTCTCGGCCAAGCCGCCAGCTATTTCTTTTCGCCGAGCGGCGAGTTGGTGCTTGATCTAAAGTATGACAGTGGTTCGGCGGTGTTTAGATAA
- a CDS encoding CYTH domain-containing protein: MQVPAAKKPDNIEIEAKFLDIDPKQIEVKLVAAGARKLGDFLYRSKAFDFPGFPLDAQVAWVRLRDEGDQVMLAFKKRLGAATHDGSTSDTGMQEIEVKVSDYDKTALLLQSIGMMVKFAQEKKRTRWLLGDIQFDLDEWPRLKPYLEIESTSWEKVDEGARLVGLNPADKKLFSTTQVYALNGIRDKDYISMTFGEWVRRD; encoded by the coding sequence ATGCAAGTCCCAGCGGCAAAAAAGCCAGATAATATCGAGATCGAAGCGAAATTCCTCGACATCGACCCCAAACAGATCGAGGTGAAACTGGTAGCGGCAGGCGCTCGCAAGCTTGGCGATTTTTTGTATCGCTCGAAAGCCTTCGACTTTCCCGGATTTCCACTTGATGCTCAAGTGGCCTGGGTTCGTCTGCGCGATGAGGGCGACCAAGTGATGCTCGCGTTCAAAAAACGTCTCGGCGCCGCTACACATGACGGCTCGACTTCCGACACAGGTATGCAGGAGATTGAGGTGAAAGTGAGCGATTATGACAAGACCGCACTCCTGCTTCAGAGTATTGGCATGATGGTGAAATTTGCTCAGGAGAAAAAACGTACTCGCTGGCTACTCGGCGATATTCAATTTGACCTCGATGAATGGCCACGCTTGAAGCCGTATCTGGAGATCGAATCGACGAGTTGGGAAAAGGTGGATGAAGGGGCGCGATTGGTTGGTCTAAATCCTGCCGACAAAAAGCTGTTTTCGACGACGCAAGTCTACGCGCTCAACGGCATTCGTGACAAGGACTATATCAGTATGACATTTGGCGAGTGGGTGAGGCGGGATTAG
- a CDS encoding dihydrofolate reductase family protein, translating to MRKIITTTFVTLDGVMQAPGGPEEDTSNGFKHGGWQAAVPMDEMMDSALSAAMNAPFELLLGKTTYDIFAAYWPTAKVDNKVAAPFNSTRKYVVSHSSFKPAWNNSVCITGDVVAQLEKLKKEDGPNLWVWGSGDLIQTLLKHHLIDQMQVWIYPLTIGSGKRLFANGTQPEKFTLVESKISSTGVILATYESAGGFKTGRVDG from the coding sequence ATGCGCAAAATCATCACCACCACCTTCGTCACATTGGACGGCGTCATGCAGGCGCCGGGCGGGCCGGAGGAGGACACTTCGAACGGTTTCAAGCACGGCGGCTGGCAAGCGGCGGTGCCCATGGACGAGATGATGGATTCGGCTCTCTCGGCGGCCATGAACGCTCCGTTTGAACTCCTTCTCGGCAAGACCACCTATGACATCTTTGCCGCGTACTGGCCGACCGCGAAGGTGGACAACAAAGTGGCGGCGCCGTTTAACAGCACGAGAAAATACGTCGTGTCGCACTCGTCCTTCAAGCCTGCCTGGAACAACTCGGTCTGCATCACAGGCGACGTGGTGGCGCAGCTCGAGAAGCTCAAAAAAGAAGATGGTCCGAACTTGTGGGTCTGGGGCAGTGGCGACCTCATTCAGACATTGCTCAAGCACCACCTGATTGACCAAATGCAGGTGTGGATTTATCCGCTCACCATCGGCAGTGGCAAACGGCTTTTTGCCAACGGAACGCAGCCCGAGAAATTCACCCTCGTCGAATCCAAGATCTCCAGCACCGGCGTCATCCTCGCTACTTACGAGTCGGCGGGAGGTTTCAAGACGGGGAGGGTGGATGGGTAG
- a CDS encoding glycoside hydrolase family 3 N-terminal domain-containing protein, protein MNIFYKIGSAVIFGIIIVTSALYFYQTKESAYSDVRPNVPEVPDLIKLRINSMTLDQKVGQMFLVGIYTDNSVEMLKELITQKYIGSVILMGSTIKNRSVRDVTDELQNVASSTGQLPLLVGVDQEGGVVSRIQDADSDLTGQPAIHDVDQAYNVAFARGKELSMKGVNVNFSPVLEYITDPTSFLYARVFRGSKEDVVSFGAQMVRGYQDAGIASTIKHFPGHENISVNSHTDLPISAIDRENFADHADVFKQVIEKGDPMLVMTAHVFFPKIDSTYPATLSPTFIEILRTQDNFEGVIITDDMNMGAITKKFGVEEAAVQAVKAGNDILLYVAPSDTINRAYSAVLSSVRNGDISEQRIYESVYRILKTKSRLGE, encoded by the coding sequence ATGAACATTTTTTATAAAATTGGATCTGCTGTAATTTTCGGCATCATTATCGTCACTTCAGCTCTTTATTTTTATCAGACCAAGGAGAGCGCGTATTCAGACGTCAGACCAAATGTCCCTGAAGTGCCCGACTTGATCAAATTGCGCATCAACTCCATGACACTCGATCAAAAAGTGGGCCAGATGTTTTTGGTGGGCATATACACAGACAATAGTGTCGAGATGCTAAAGGAATTGATAACTCAAAAGTATATCGGTTCGGTTATTCTTATGGGATCAACGATAAAAAACAGGAGCGTAAGGGATGTTACTGATGAATTGCAGAACGTCGCGAGCTCTACTGGCCAGCTTCCTCTACTCGTAGGTGTCGACCAGGAGGGTGGTGTAGTTTCACGAATTCAGGATGCCGACTCAGATCTTACGGGCCAGCCGGCGATACACGACGTCGACCAGGCTTATAACGTCGCTTTCGCCCGAGGCAAAGAGCTTTCGATGAAAGGTGTGAATGTGAATTTTTCTCCAGTACTCGAATACATTACAGATCCCACATCTTTTCTCTATGCAAGAGTATTTAGAGGATCAAAGGAAGATGTCGTGTCTTTCGGCGCTCAAATGGTTCGAGGCTATCAAGATGCCGGAATAGCTTCTACAATAAAACATTTTCCAGGGCATGAAAATATTTCAGTAAATTCGCACACTGATCTGCCCATCTCAGCAATCGATAGGGAAAATTTCGCCGATCATGCTGATGTTTTCAAACAAGTTATTGAAAAAGGAGATCCTATGCTTGTTATGACCGCTCATGTGTTTTTTCCAAAGATCGATTCAACATATCCTGCGACGTTATCGCCGACATTCATTGAAATATTGCGTACTCAGGATAATTTCGAAGGCGTTATTATTACCGACGACATGAACATGGGAGCAATAACCAAAAAATTTGGTGTCGAAGAAGCCGCGGTCCAGGCAGTAAAAGCCGGAAACGACATACTGTTGTATGTTGCTCCAAGCGACACAATCAATCGTGCGTATAGCGCCGTCCTGTCCTCAGTGCGGAACGGAGATATTTCAGAACAAAGAATATATGAGAGTGTATATAGAATTTTGAAAACAAAAAGCCGCCTAGGTGAGTAG
- a CDS encoding permease-like cell division protein FtsX, with the protein MFWTNTKRVVKAGSVYFWRNAFVSFSSVLVMIVTLSFLTGLIFGNAALQATLASLKEKVDMNVYFVPNADPQDILALKAILEKKVEVTSVTYTSREEALEALKSRHPDDGTVEAINELGDNPLGAVLNVQTKDPSHYEALARFLKTDNAVSPNGVSIIRKVNFYDHETAINALSRIINATNRLGFVLTIVFVLISLIIAFNTIRLTIYNSREEISVMKLVGATNKYVRGPFMVSGVMCGAVASLLTLILFFFLIYYSRSFAQNFFIGIDFLSYYVTNFGQIFGIVVGSGVLIGAISSYLAVRRYLKV; encoded by the coding sequence ATGTTCTGGACGAATACAAAACGAGTGGTAAAAGCAGGATCGGTGTACTTTTGGCGCAACGCGTTTGTGTCGTTTTCGTCGGTGTTGGTGATGATCGTGACCTTGTCCTTCCTCACCGGTCTCATTTTTGGCAATGCCGCTCTGCAGGCGACGCTCGCGTCTTTGAAAGAGAAGGTGGACATGAATGTCTATTTTGTGCCGAACGCTGACCCGCAAGATATTTTGGCTCTGAAGGCAATTTTGGAAAAGAAGGTCGAGGTAACCTCCGTGACTTACACTTCTCGCGAGGAGGCTCTCGAGGCACTCAAGAGTCGTCATCCCGACGATGGTACCGTGGAAGCCATCAATGAGCTTGGCGACAACCCGCTCGGCGCTGTCTTGAATGTGCAGACGAAAGATCCGTCGCACTATGAGGCGCTCGCACGTTTTCTGAAGACTGACAATGCCGTGTCGCCAAACGGCGTCTCGATCATCCGCAAGGTGAATTTCTACGACCACGAGACGGCGATCAACGCGCTTTCCCGCATTATCAACGCCACCAATCGCCTCGGCTTCGTTTTGACGATTGTCTTTGTGCTGATCTCGTTGATCATTGCGTTCAACACGATCCGGCTTACGATCTACAATTCACGCGAAGAGATTTCCGTGATGAAATTGGTAGGGGCAACCAACAAATATGTTCGCGGGCCATTTATGGTGAGCGGGGTGATGTGCGGTGCGGTGGCTTCATTGCTCACGCTCATTCTCTTTTTCTTCCTCATCTATTACAGCCGTAGCTTCGCGCAGAATTTTTTCATCGGCATTGATTTCCTGAGCTACTACGTCACAAATTTTGGACAAATCTTCGGAATCGTTGTCGGCTCTGGTGTGCTCATTGGTGCCATCTCGAGCTATCTTGCGGTGCGCAGGTATCTAAAGGTATGA
- a CDS encoding inositol monophosphatase produces MSIYQKELETAVTIAREAGVIMLKYFDGDQQVEIKQDNTQVTIADKLANSLVIERLSKVFPEDGIIGEEESTAQYGMGRKWLCDPIDGTAAYVWGVPTAMFSLALVVDGKPVVGVAFDPFLNKMYTGIVGEKSLCNGIPLSVSDADLKTGTVAVSSSVKTFFSRSHLPKMANDQIRLASLNGAVYKSCLVARGKFVGYVEHGVNPHDMAAVHVIVECAGGKLTSLTGEELNYSQPFKGAIVSNGIVHEELVRYCA; encoded by the coding sequence ATGTCAATCTACCAAAAAGAACTTGAGACAGCTGTGACTATCGCACGAGAGGCGGGGGTAATCATGCTCAAGTATTTTGATGGGGATCAGCAAGTCGAGATCAAGCAGGATAACACTCAAGTGACAATCGCTGATAAGCTCGCCAACTCTCTGGTCATCGAACGTCTATCGAAAGTATTTCCGGAGGACGGCATCATCGGCGAGGAAGAGAGTACTGCTCAGTATGGAATGGGGAGGAAGTGGCTGTGTGATCCAATCGACGGTACCGCCGCGTATGTTTGGGGTGTGCCGACCGCCATGTTCTCGTTGGCTCTCGTCGTAGATGGGAAGCCTGTCGTCGGGGTTGCTTTTGATCCTTTTCTAAACAAGATGTACACGGGTATAGTCGGAGAGAAAAGTTTGTGCAACGGGATTCCGCTCTCCGTATCCGACGCCGATTTAAAAACAGGTACGGTGGCAGTTTCAAGCAGCGTAAAAACATTCTTCTCAAGAAGCCATCTTCCTAAGATGGCGAATGATCAGATTCGCCTAGCATCTTTGAATGGCGCAGTCTATAAGAGTTGTCTCGTGGCAAGGGGAAAGTTTGTTGGATATGTTGAGCATGGGGTCAACCCTCATGACATGGCCGCGGTGCACGTTATTGTTGAATGTGCAGGAGGGAAGCTAACCTCACTTACCGGAGAGGAGTTGAACTATTCTCAGCCATTTAAGGGTGCAATTGTCTCGAATGGCATTGTGCATGAGGAGTTGGTCAGGTATTGTGCCTAA
- a CDS encoding YdeI/OmpD-associated family protein, producing MTEKKMLSGVVHTMPEDFRKALLAVPAAQVTWEDITSLARNEWICWVISGKKAETRNIRIKKGISKLKGGMRRPCCWAGCTHRLAASAVLK from the coding sequence ATGACCGAGAAAAAGATGCTTAGCGGTGTGGTGCACACGATGCCGGAAGATTTTCGGAAAGCGCTTCTCGCGGTACCTGCTGCACAAGTGACGTGGGAAGATATTACGTCGCTCGCCCGCAATGAGTGGATCTGCTGGGTGATATCAGGCAAGAAAGCGGAGACGAGAAACATCCGTATCAAGAAGGGAATCTCGAAGCTTAAAGGTGGAATGCGCCGGCCTTGTTGTTGGGCCGGTTGTACCCATCGTTTAGCGGCGAGCGCGGTATTGAAGTAA